In the genome of Candidatus Microbacterium phytovorans, one region contains:
- a CDS encoding Fpg/Nei family DNA glycosylase, translating into MPESPEVEVLARFVRERAVGRLIDAVELDEFRALKTRARPLGELAGRAVTDVTRHGKHLAVATDGAVLVVSFGRAGWLRWEPAGEAAASAGLSDTVTTAPAPTETAPAAAPIGRLTLDDGEAFVLTDAGTWLSFGLSVVDDAAEVAAIAKLGPDPLDDAFALTDLERVVAGRRKQLKAVLQEQESLAGIGNAYSDEILHVARLYPLRHAGDLDEGERARLFAAIREVLTGALADRSGAPIAELKARKVASMRVHGRTGEHCPVCGGLVADVPGSKGAAQYCPVCQLDGEHPPAP; encoded by the coding sequence ATGCCGGAGTCGCCCGAGGTCGAGGTGCTCGCGCGGTTCGTGCGCGAGCGGGCCGTGGGACGCCTCATCGATGCGGTCGAGCTCGACGAGTTCCGTGCCCTGAAGACCCGCGCGCGGCCGCTCGGCGAGCTCGCGGGGCGTGCCGTGACCGACGTCACCCGTCACGGCAAGCACCTCGCGGTCGCCACGGACGGGGCCGTGCTCGTCGTGAGCTTCGGCCGTGCCGGGTGGCTGCGGTGGGAGCCGGCCGGGGAGGCCGCGGCATCCGCGGGTCTGTCGGACACCGTCACCACCGCGCCCGCTCCCACCGAAACCGCTCCCGCTGCCGCGCCGATCGGCCGGCTGACCCTCGATGACGGCGAGGCGTTCGTCCTGACGGATGCCGGAACGTGGCTGTCGTTCGGGCTCTCGGTCGTCGATGACGCGGCCGAGGTGGCGGCGATCGCGAAGCTCGGTCCCGACCCCCTCGACGACGCCTTCGCCCTCACCGACCTGGAGCGGGTCGTGGCGGGTCGCCGCAAGCAGCTGAAGGCGGTGCTGCAGGAGCAGGAGTCGCTCGCCGGCATCGGGAACGCGTACTCCGACGAGATCCTCCACGTCGCGCGGCTGTACCCGCTGCGGCATGCGGGGGATTTGGACGAGGGGGAGCGCGCCCGGCTGTTCGCCGCGATCCGAGAGGTGCTGACGGGGGCGCTCGCCGACCGTTCGGGCGCGCCGATCGCCGAACTGAAGGCGCGGAAGGTCGCGTCGATGCGGGTGCACGGGCGCACGGGCGAGCACTGCCCCGTGTGCGGAGGGCTCGTGGCCGACGTTCCGGGATCGAAGGGCGCGGCGCAGTACTGCCCCGTCTGTCAGCTCGACGGGGAGCACCCGCCCGCCCCCTGA
- a CDS encoding glycerate kinase yields the protein MTRVVVALDSFKGSIGAAAAVDAVARGWREVDPDAVVRSRPMADGGEGTLDAFAAAVPDATRMPVTVRGPHGRDVAASWLLLPDREGAGASEGTGATGVVELASTSGIELLGVERRPWDADTFGFGQAIAAALDHDVDRLVLGIGSSASTDGGVGLLVALGAAFVDADGRPVAPGARGMAEVVAVDLTGLRPLPPGGATVLTDVTNPLVGPQGAAAVFGPQKGVTGDEVPVVDAALARLAGALGGDPAAPGAGAAGGTGFALARWGAQLRPGADDVAALIGLDEALADADLVVTGEGSFDGQSAAGKVPSLVAARARAAGVPVALVAGRVAPDADTSAFVAVVALAELAGSAEASFADPAPWLRAAGRYLASR from the coding sequence ATGACCCGCGTCGTCGTCGCCCTCGACAGCTTCAAGGGCTCGATCGGCGCCGCCGCGGCGGTCGATGCCGTCGCGCGCGGCTGGCGAGAGGTGGACCCGGACGCGGTGGTGCGTAGCCGCCCGATGGCCGACGGCGGCGAGGGCACGCTCGACGCGTTCGCCGCCGCCGTTCCCGACGCGACGCGGATGCCCGTGACGGTGCGCGGTCCGCACGGCCGCGATGTCGCGGCATCCTGGCTGCTGCTTCCGGATCGCGAGGGTGCCGGCGCGAGCGAAGGCACCGGCGCGACGGGGGTCGTCGAGCTGGCGTCGACGAGCGGCATCGAGCTGCTCGGTGTCGAGCGCCGCCCGTGGGATGCCGACACGTTCGGCTTCGGGCAGGCGATCGCGGCGGCGCTGGATCACGATGTCGACCGGCTCGTGCTCGGGATCGGCTCGTCGGCCTCCACCGACGGCGGGGTGGGACTGCTCGTCGCGCTCGGCGCCGCGTTCGTCGACGCCGACGGGCGTCCGGTCGCACCCGGCGCGCGCGGGATGGCCGAGGTCGTCGCCGTGGATCTGACCGGGCTGCGCCCGCTGCCGCCGGGCGGCGCGACCGTGCTCACCGACGTCACGAATCCTCTTGTCGGGCCGCAGGGCGCGGCGGCGGTGTTCGGTCCGCAGAAGGGGGTGACCGGCGACGAAGTGCCGGTCGTCGATGCCGCTCTCGCCCGGCTCGCGGGTGCACTGGGTGGTGACCCTGCGGCACCGGGCGCGGGCGCCGCCGGCGGCACGGGGTTCGCGCTCGCCCGGTGGGGGGCGCAGCTGCGGCCCGGCGCCGACGATGTCGCCGCGCTCATCGGGTTGGACGAGGCGCTCGCGGATGCCGACCTCGTCGTCACCGGTGAGGGGTCGTTCGACGGGCAGTCGGCCGCGGGCAAAGTGCCCTCGCTCGTGGCGGCGCGCGCCCGCGCCGCAGGGGTCCCGGTCGCGCTCGTCGCGGGACGGGTCGCCCCCGATGCCGACACGTCCGCCTTCGTCGCCGTCGTGGCGCTGGCCGAGCTCGCGGGGAGCGCCGAGGCATCCTTCGCCGATCCCGCACCCTGGTTGCGCGCCGCCGGCAGGTACCTCGCGTCCCGGTGA